A genomic region of Antennarius striatus isolate MH-2024 chromosome 16, ASM4005453v1, whole genome shotgun sequence contains the following coding sequences:
- the LOC137609840 gene encoding GTPase IMAP family member 9-like isoform X1, giving the protein MAVIYNEMEITIARTSRATERHRSTNMTDEESSPTQHSELRIVLVGKVGVGKSSVMKTLLWTSGEKPNPAPERPTETETSQRQTVVIGGRDVVVVDTPGLCNAEKSDEEVMEEIKKGVSLLVPGPHVFLFVLSCLDRFTKEDQDTVETLKKSFGEHLTRYTTVLFTCEDQLKKRGKPIEDFMKGDLQSFVDQCQGGFHLMDNQDPQTDQVHELLRRIDGMVQKNGGRSYADDPTQPREGRSAAVRRRVALTVNGSALVGAGLGGLVSHGVGSTVGIPAGVAVGAAVGGVLGCVGVVTAERIRAKRCVTQ; this is encoded by the exons ATGGCTGTAATATATAATGAGATGGAAATTACAATCGCCAGAACATCCAGAGCGACCGAACGTCACAGATCTACAAACATGACGGACGAAGAATCTTCACCGACTC AACATTCCGAGCTCAGGATTGTGCTTGTCGGGAAAGTAGGAGTTGGGAAGTCATCGGTGATGAAGACCCTCCTGTGGACGTCTGGGGAGAAACCAAATCCTGCACCTGAACGTCCCACCGAGACCGAAACAAGTCAGAGACAAACGGTTGTGATTGGAGGACGAGACGTGGTGGTCGTCGACACTCCAGGTCTGTGCAACGCAGAGAAATCAgacgaggaggtgatggaggagatcaagaagggaGTCTCTCTTCTGGTTCCTGGACCTCAtgtgttcctgtttgtgctCTCCTGTTTGGACAGATTTACTAAAGAAGACCAGGACACCGTGGAGACCTTGAAGAAGAGTTTTGGTGAACACCTGACCCGGTACACTACGGTTCTGTTCACCTGTGAAGACCAactgaagaaaagaggaaaacccATTGAGGACTTCATGAAAGGGGACCTCCAAAGCTTCGTGGATCAGTGTCAAGGCGGATTCCACCTCATGGACAACCAGGACCCGCAAACGGATCAGGTCCATGAGCTCCTCCGGCGGATCGACGGGATGGTTCAGAAAAATGGAGGGCGGAGCTACGCTGACGACCCAACCCAACCGAGAGAAGGCCGGAGTGCCGCCGTCAGGAGGAGGGTCGCCCTCACCGTCAACGGCTCCGCCCTGGTGGGGGCCGGTCTCGGAGGACTCGTGTCCCACGGCGTCGGGAGCACGGTTGGAATTCCAGCCGGGGTTGCGGTGGGAGCTGCGGTGGGAGGGGTGCTGGGATGTGTGGGCGTGGTCACTGCGGAACGCATCAGGGCGAAGAGGTGCGTGACGCAGTGA
- the LOC137609840 gene encoding GTPase IMAP family member 9-like isoform X2, translating into MKTLLWTSGEKPNPAPERPTETETSQRQTVVIGGRDVVVVDTPGLCNAEKSDEEVMEEIKKGVSLLVPGPHVFLFVLSCLDRFTKEDQDTVETLKKSFGEHLTRYTTVLFTCEDQLKKRGKPIEDFMKGDLQSFVDQCQGGFHLMDNQDPQTDQVHELLRRIDGMVQKNGGRSYADDPTQPREGRSAAVRRRVALTVNGSALVGAGLGGLVSHGVGSTVGIPAGVAVGAAVGGVLGCVGVVTAERIRAKRCVTQ; encoded by the coding sequence ATGAAGACCCTCCTGTGGACGTCTGGGGAGAAACCAAATCCTGCACCTGAACGTCCCACCGAGACCGAAACAAGTCAGAGACAAACGGTTGTGATTGGAGGACGAGACGTGGTGGTCGTCGACACTCCAGGTCTGTGCAACGCAGAGAAATCAgacgaggaggtgatggaggagatcaagaagggaGTCTCTCTTCTGGTTCCTGGACCTCAtgtgttcctgtttgtgctCTCCTGTTTGGACAGATTTACTAAAGAAGACCAGGACACCGTGGAGACCTTGAAGAAGAGTTTTGGTGAACACCTGACCCGGTACACTACGGTTCTGTTCACCTGTGAAGACCAactgaagaaaagaggaaaacccATTGAGGACTTCATGAAAGGGGACCTCCAAAGCTTCGTGGATCAGTGTCAAGGCGGATTCCACCTCATGGACAACCAGGACCCGCAAACGGATCAGGTCCATGAGCTCCTCCGGCGGATCGACGGGATGGTTCAGAAAAATGGAGGGCGGAGCTACGCTGACGACCCAACCCAACCGAGAGAAGGCCGGAGTGCCGCCGTCAGGAGGAGGGTCGCCCTCACCGTCAACGGCTCCGCCCTGGTGGGGGCCGGTCTCGGAGGACTCGTGTCCCACGGCGTCGGGAGCACGGTTGGAATTCCAGCCGGGGTTGCGGTGGGAGCTGCGGTGGGAGGGGTGCTGGGATGTGTGGGCGTGGTCACTGCGGAACGCATCAGGGCGAAGAGGTGCGTGACGCAGTGA
- the LOC137609841 gene encoding GTPase IMAP family member 7-like isoform X1: protein MIQEDVSRTQMDGRRLQPPSEKPELRIVLLGKTGVGKSASGNTIIGRNGFTTDLSSESVTGRCEKETREFDGQTLAVIDTPGLFHTRKTHKDVMKEVLECVTWLLPGPHVFLLVLKLGVFSRQDKETLEAFQRVFKEAQRYTIVLFTHGGQYDAETFIRSKNVLKRFIMDSCAGYHVFDNEVEDEVQVHSLLQKIKDVVQKNEQGCYRNEMFTNAIIALEEVMQWPEVKSACDPKQEAVVCLEDWIAKGLDAVVDNVPALNYFLKKLEEVALKCMPPEAFQ from the exons ATGATACAGGAGGACGTCTCCAGGACACAGATGGACGGGCGGCGTCTTCAGCCTC CGTCAGAGAAACCGGAGCTGAGGATCGTCCTCTTGGGAAAGACCGGAGTGGGAAAGAGTGCGTCGGGAAACACCATCATCGGACGTAACGGGTTCACGACCGACCTGTCGTCTGAATCCGTGACTGGAAGGTGTGAGAAGGAAACCAGAGAGTTCGATGGACAAACTCTGGCTGTTATTGATACCCCGGGTCTGTTTCACACCAGGAAGACTCACAAAGACGTGATGAAGGAGGTCCTCGAATGCGTCACATGGCTCCTTCCTGGTCCTCACGTCTTCCTGCTGGTACTGAAACTCGGTGTCTTCTCGAGACAAGATAAAGAAACGTTGGAGGCTTTCCAGAGAGTCTTCAAGGAAGCTCAACGTTACACAATCGTCTTGTTCACACATGGAGGTCAGTATGACGCAGAGACTTTTATCAGGAGCAAAAACGTTCTCAAAAGGTTCATCATGGATTCTTGTGCTGGGTATCATGTCTTTGACAACGAGGTTGAGGATGAGGTCCAGGTCCACAGCCTGTTGCAGAAGATCAAGGATGTGGTCCAGAAAAACGAGCAAGGCTGCTACCGCAATGAAATGTTCACAAACGCCATAATCGCCTTAGAAGAGGTGATGCAATGGCCCGAGGTTAAATCAGCATGCGATCCCAAACAGGAAGCGGTTGTTTGTTTGGAAGACTGGATCGCAAAGGGTCTGGACGCGGTGGTGGACAACGTTCCAGCGCTGAACTACTTCCTCAAGAAACTGGAGGAGGTGGCATTGAAGTGTATGCCCCCAGAAGCATTTCAGTGA
- the LOC137609841 gene encoding GTPase IMAP family member 4-like isoform X2, with protein MIQEDVSRTQMDGRRLQPPSEKPELRIVLLGKTGVGKSASGNTIIGRNGFTTDLSSESVTGRKTHKDVMKEVLECVTWLLPGPHVFLLVLKLGVFSRQDKETLEAFQRVFKEAQRYTIVLFTHGGQYDAETFIRSKNVLKRFIMDSCAGYHVFDNEVEDEVQVHSLLQKIKDVVQKNEQGCYRNEMFTNAIIALEEVMQWPEVKSACDPKQEAVVCLEDWIAKGLDAVVDNVPALNYFLKKLEEVALKCMPPEAFQ; from the exons ATGATACAGGAGGACGTCTCCAGGACACAGATGGACGGGCGGCGTCTTCAGCCTC CGTCAGAGAAACCGGAGCTGAGGATCGTCCTCTTGGGAAAGACCGGAGTGGGAAAGAGTGCGTCGGGAAACACCATCATCGGACGTAACGGGTTCACGACCGACCTGTCGTCTGAATCCGTGACTGGAAG GAAGACTCACAAAGACGTGATGAAGGAGGTCCTCGAATGCGTCACATGGCTCCTTCCTGGTCCTCACGTCTTCCTGCTGGTACTGAAACTCGGTGTCTTCTCGAGACAAGATAAAGAAACGTTGGAGGCTTTCCAGAGAGTCTTCAAGGAAGCTCAACGTTACACAATCGTCTTGTTCACACATGGAGGTCAGTATGACGCAGAGACTTTTATCAGGAGCAAAAACGTTCTCAAAAGGTTCATCATGGATTCTTGTGCTGGGTATCATGTCTTTGACAACGAGGTTGAGGATGAGGTCCAGGTCCACAGCCTGTTGCAGAAGATCAAGGATGTGGTCCAGAAAAACGAGCAAGGCTGCTACCGCAATGAAATGTTCACAAACGCCATAATCGCCTTAGAAGAGGTGATGCAATGGCCCGAGGTTAAATCAGCATGCGATCCCAAACAGGAAGCGGTTGTTTGTTTGGAAGACTGGATCGCAAAGGGTCTGGACGCGGTGGTGGACAACGTTCCAGCGCTGAACTACTTCCTCAAGAAACTGGAGGAGGTGGCATTGAAGTGTATGCCCCCAGAAGCATTTCAGTGA
- the casc3 gene encoding protein CASC3: protein MADRRRRRRRASQDSEDDDESGSGSDSGRSGSPSQKSRGRDPDPPEPTAVRVEAKSDVESECESEDGVGEAVLSDYDSADPDENGSRSEGGEEEDEAERYSDEDAPAAAGEPKASVAGGTKEEEEEEAAEEEDEGGRSLEESKAEEKGDLAGERQSGDGQESTDDPETKGGGKPGQKLDDDEDRKNPAYIPRKGLFFEHDVRGHAQEEERPKGRNRKLWKDEGRWEHDRFREEEQAPKSREELIAVYGYDIRNGGAGERAYRQRRVRTSSSPGRDKRWRDGGERPARSWQGGGVNRGGAPLSSYIHSSPTPPSSLPLPSHRSAHLSRPPPSRGRPAPHTNFPPQHKNESPQTHPRERQGHKADLSERDRGVASRMGRGSGGRGVPSVLEDGPSRQVGVAEPDVSDARASQPGGYKASSPRQRQEPRADSSASGAAPPPSASNPSQPASANREASPPTERPVERKSYALARRTRSRPADLGSKQPSVEESAAGGSAPSPSAAPAGGGGKNWTAPGEGSGPAAAAGGGGALPELDQDVARLSLGGGQSWSQSPASYMRSEMRGLHSTMHMPPPGAPPPFSNMEDMGVGSSRAKRYSSQRQRAVPEPAPPMHLGVMEGHYYDPMSYQGPIYTHSEGAAPIPPQGMLVQPEMHIPHPGLHPHQSGAPIANPALYGGPPVSLSPGQPQQLLPPPFYPPPGVMTFPYPTMYPSPQGQSQVTYGGVTYYDTMQQQAQPKPSPPRRTSQPVTVKPPPEVHFASE, encoded by the exons ATGGCGGACCGGCGGCGAAGGAGGAGACGCGCGTCCCAGGACAGCGAGGACGACGACGAGTCCGGTTCGGGCTCCGACAGCGGGAGGTCGGGTTCTCCGAGCCAGAAGAGCCGGGGAAGGGATCCCGACCCGCCGGAGCCGACAGCGGTGCGGGTCGAGGCGAAGAGCGACGTGGAGTCCGAGTGT GAGAGTGAAGATGGAGTCGGAGAAG CGGTCCTGTCCGACTACGACAGCGCCGATCCGGACGAGAACGGCTCCCGTTCGGAG GGgggcgaggaggaggacgaggcaGAGCGCTACAGCGACGAAGACGCTCCGGCTGCCGCTGGCGAACCCAAAGCGTCTGTAGCCGGCGGCacgaaggaggaagaggaggaggaggcggcggaggaggaggatgagggaggGCGGAGCCTGGAGGAGAGCAAGGCGGAGGAGAAGGGAGACCTCGCTGGAGAGAGGCAGAGCGGCGACGGGCAG GAGTCGACCGACGACCCCGAGACAAAGGGAGGGGGGAAACCCGGCCAGAAGCTGGACGACGACGAGGACCGGAAGAACCCCGCCTACATCCCCAGGAAGGGGCTGTTCTTCGAGCACGACGTCCGAGGCCACgcccaggaggaggagag ACCCAAAGGccgaaacaggaagttgtggaAAGACGAGGGCCGCTGGGAGCACGACCGCTTCCGGGAGGAGGAGCAGGCGCCGAAGAGCCGCGAGGAGCTGATCGCCGTGTACGGCTACGACATCCGCAACGGCGGCGCGGGGGAGCGGGCGTACCGCCAGCGGCGCGTCAG GACGAGTTCGTCGCCCGGCAGAGACAAGCGGTGGCGTGACGGCGGAGAACGCCCCGCCCGCTCCTGGCAGGGGGGCGGAGTCAACAGAGGCGGAGCTCCTCTGTCGTCCTACATACATTCCTCGCCgacacccccctcctccctgccCCTCCCCTCCCATCGGAGCGCCCACCTCTCCAGGCCGCCGCCTTCCCGCGGTCGCCCCGCCCCCCACACGAACTTCCCTCCGCAGCACAAGAACGAGTCGCCGCAGACACACCCCCGTGAGCGGCAGGGCCACAAAGCCGACCTATCAGAGCGAGACAGAGGTGTGGCCTCCAGGATGGGGCGGGGCAGCGGCGGAAGGGGCGTTCCCTCCGTCCTGGAGGACGGCCCGTCGAGGCAGGTGGGCGTCGCCGAGCCGGACGTGAGCGACGCGAGGGCGTCGCAGCCGGGCGGTTACAAGGCCTCGTCACCGAGGCAACGGCAGGAGCCGCGAGCCGACAGTTCCGCCTCCGGAGCGGCCCCTCCCCCCTCGGCCTCCAACCCCTCCCAGCCGGCGTCAGCCAATCGCGAGGCGTCTCCGCCCACCGAGCGGCCGGTGGAGAGGAAGTCGTACGCGCTCGCCCGCCGCACGCGGTCCCGCCCCGCCGACCTCGGCAGCAAGCAGCCGTCAGTGGAGGAGTCGGCCGccggaggctccgccccctcccccagcGCCGCCCccgcggggggaggggggaagaATTGGACGGCGCCCGGCGAAGGGTCCGGCCCGGCGGCCGCCGCAGGGGGTGGGGGAGCGCTGCCCGAGCTGGACCAGGACGTGGCCCGCctcagtctggggggggggcagagctggAGCCAGAGCCCCGCCTCCTACATGAGGTCTGAGATGAGGG gcctcCACAGCACCATGCACATGCCCCCTCCCGGGGCCCCACCCCCCTTCTCCAACATGGAGGATATGGGCGTCGGCTCCAGCCGCGCCAAACGCTACTCGTCCCAGAGGCAGAGGGCCGTCCCTGAACCGGCGCCGCCGATGCACCTGGGGGTGATGGAGGGGCATTACTACGACCCCA tgtcaTATCAGGGACCAATCTACACCCACAGTGAGGGCGCCGCCCCCATCCCGCCCCAGGGCATGCTGGTCCAGCCGGAGATGCACATCCCCCACCCGG GTCTCCACCCCCACCAATCAGGCGCCCCCATCGCTAACCCCGCCCTCTACGGAGGCCCGCCCGTTTCTCTGTCGCCAGGGCAACCGCAGCAGCTGCTGCCGCCACCGTTCTACCCGCCGCCCGGGGTCATGACCTTCCCCTACCCCACCATGTACCCGAGTCCTCAG GGTCAGTCCCAGGTGACCTACGGGGGCGTGACCTACTACGACACCATGCAGCAGCAGGCGCAGCCCAAGCCGTCGCCCCCCCGCCGGACGTCCCAGCCCGTTACCGTCAAGCCCCCCCCAGAGGTGCACTTCGCCTCCGAGTGA